The genomic segment GGTTCAACCATCATCTGGTGCTGAACATTGAAGATAACGCCGGGCTATACGTCCCTTCCACCACCGGGGGGCTGGGGATGAGCCTGGTGGATAAACGTCTGCGCGCCCACTTTGGCGATGACTGCGGGATAACCGTTGCCTGTGAGCCAGACCGCTACACCCGTATCACGCTACGACTGCCGCTGGAGGAAAATGCATGCTGAAAGTGCTGATTGTTGACGATGAGCCGCTGGCCCGGGAAAACCTGCGCGTGCTGTTGCAGGAACAACGTGATATCGAGGTGGCAGGCGAATGTGAAAATGCCGTTGAGGCGATTGGCGCGGTGCACAAGCTCCGCCCGGACGTGCTGTTTCTTGATATCCAGATGCCGCGCATCAGTGGGCTGGAGATGGTCGGGATGCTCGACCCGGAACATCGTCCCTGGATCGTTTTTCTGACGGCGTACGACGAATATGCGGTCAAAGCCTTCGAAGAGAACGCCTTTGATTATCTGCTAAAGCCGATTGAAGAGCCGCGGCTGGAAAAGACGCTCGCCCGTTTACGTCAGGAGCGAACGGTACAGGATGTCTCCCGCTTGCCGGAAAACCAGCAGCCGCTGAAATTTATCCCCTGCACCGGTCACAGCCGAATTTATCTTCTGCAAATGGATGATGTGGCTTTTGTCAGTAGCCGCCTGAGCGGGGTATTTGTCACCAGTGCGCAAGGTAACGAAGGCTTTACCGAGCTGACGCTGCGCACGCTGGAGAGCCGCACGCCGCTTGTCCGCTGCCATCGTCAGTATCTGGTGAACATGGCGCACCTGAAAGAGATCCGCCTGGAAGATAATGGCCAGGCCGAGCTGGTGCTGCGTGCCGGACAGACGGTGCCCGTTAGCCGTCGTTATCTGAAGAGTTTGAAAGAGGCGATTGGCCTGTAAAACTGGTACACTGCGCGCCATTGCTTCACCGACATTTGAAGGCTCTATGCTTAGTAATGATATTCTTCGTAGCCTGCGCTACACCCTGAAGGCCAA from the unidentified bacterial endosymbiont genome contains:
- the btsR gene encoding two-component system response regulator BtsR, with translation MLKVLIVDDEPLARENLRVLLQEQRDIEVAGECENAVEAIGAVHKLRPDVLFLDIQMPRISGLEMVGMLDPEHRPWIVFLTAYDEYAVKAFEENAFDYLLKPIEEPRLEKTLARLRQERTVQDVSRLPENQQPLKFIPCTGHSRIYLLQMDDVAFVSSRLSGVFVTSAQGNEGFTELTLRTLESRTPLVRCHRQYLVNMAHLKEIRLEDNGQAELVLRAGQTVPVSRRYLKSLKEAIGL